A genome region from Glutamicibacter arilaitensis Re117 includes the following:
- a CDS encoding energy-coupling factor transporter transmembrane component T family protein, with product MPRTIKLHPFTILALAIAVITMTTAASLWWLSCAVMALCLLIAGWAGHLKKLAILSGAMLLPTFLSLLLIHGLISRDQSPAIAQWGLLRVTFHGLEVALSLGLRTAVLVVVGLLCGLLIDKHQLVAAIDLSPVPPQMGYLLAATLFLLPQMAEKQRQIGEAQTLRNMGTGTGLAGWFQRMRLRAVPLVLASMQDAQDRAVHLSARGFPATGSRTRLRTVPDSSVQRGIRWAALVCAVLGPVLILALAGFGSK from the coding sequence ATGCCCCGCACCATCAAACTTCACCCATTCACCATTCTGGCTCTTGCGATAGCAGTTATCACCATGACGACTGCTGCCAGCCTATGGTGGTTGAGCTGCGCCGTCATGGCACTGTGCCTGCTTATCGCGGGATGGGCGGGGCACCTGAAAAAGTTGGCAATTCTCAGCGGTGCCATGCTGCTGCCAACATTCCTTTCCTTGCTGTTGATTCATGGGCTGATCTCCCGGGATCAGTCTCCTGCCATTGCGCAGTGGGGGCTGCTGCGCGTGACCTTCCATGGTCTGGAAGTGGCGTTGTCGCTGGGCCTGAGGACGGCAGTTCTTGTCGTGGTTGGCCTGCTCTGCGGATTGCTCATCGACAAGCACCAGCTGGTGGCTGCCATTGATCTTTCGCCAGTTCCACCGCAGATGGGATATTTGTTGGCGGCGACGTTGTTTTTGCTACCGCAAATGGCGGAGAAGCAACGCCAGATTGGCGAAGCGCAAACCCTGCGCAATATGGGCACCGGAACTGGGCTGGCAGGGTGGTTCCAGCGCATGCGCCTGCGTGCGGTACCGCTGGTTCTTGCTTCCATGCAGGATGCTCAGGACCGTGCCGTTCACCTTTCGGCGAGAGGTTTTCCTGCCACGGGATCCAGAACCCGTTTGCGAACGGTCCCGGACTCTTCGGTCCAGCGTGGCATCCGGTGGGCTGCCTTGGTCTGCGCAGTGCTTGGACCGGTGCTGATCCTGGCGCTAGCAGGATTTGGGAGCAAGTAG
- a CDS encoding alkene reductase: MDLFSPLELGDLKLSNRLVMAPLTRSRSGKDGVPNADVVEYYRQRASLGLIVSEGTYPSFAGQGFVRQPGLVTEEQIAGWKKVTDAVHAEGGLIVAQVMHAGRVTHPETTGADYVEAPSAIAIEGESRTYTGKHAYPVPHALATEELPRIIEEFVTASRNAIAAGFDGVELHGANGYLLHEFLAPSANTRTDNYGGSPENRASFVIEVVTAVANAIGAGKTGLRISPEHNVQGAVENDRADVLATYTALVQGIAPLGLANLSILHHDPAGELVQSLRKAFGGPVLLNTGFAEITTYEEAARVVAEGWGEAVVVGRPAIANPDLVRRWKEQLPLNEPDFATFYTEGPKGYIDYPFWEN; this comes from the coding sequence ATGGATCTGTTTTCCCCTCTAGAGCTCGGCGACCTCAAGCTGTCCAACCGTCTGGTTATGGCACCGCTGACCCGCTCCCGCTCGGGCAAGGACGGCGTACCCAACGCCGACGTAGTCGAGTACTACCGCCAGCGCGCATCACTGGGTCTGATTGTCAGCGAGGGCACTTACCCGAGCTTTGCCGGCCAGGGCTTCGTCCGCCAGCCGGGCCTGGTCACCGAGGAGCAGATTGCCGGCTGGAAGAAGGTCACCGACGCGGTGCACGCCGAAGGCGGCCTCATCGTGGCCCAGGTCATGCACGCCGGACGTGTCACCCACCCTGAGACCACCGGTGCTGACTACGTCGAGGCGCCAAGCGCCATCGCGATTGAAGGAGAGTCGCGCACCTACACCGGCAAGCACGCGTATCCGGTTCCGCATGCCCTGGCCACCGAAGAACTCCCGAGGATCATCGAGGAATTCGTCACTGCTTCGCGCAATGCCATCGCCGCCGGATTCGACGGAGTGGAGCTTCACGGGGCTAACGGCTACCTGCTGCACGAGTTCCTGGCGCCTTCGGCCAACACCCGCACCGACAACTACGGTGGTTCCCCGGAGAACCGGGCCAGCTTTGTCATCGAAGTCGTGACCGCCGTAGCCAACGCCATTGGCGCTGGCAAGACCGGCCTGCGCATTTCGCCGGAACACAATGTCCAGGGTGCGGTAGAAAATGATCGTGCGGATGTGCTGGCTACCTACACCGCGCTGGTCCAGGGCATCGCGCCACTGGGGCTGGCCAACTTGAGCATCCTGCACCATGACCCAGCCGGCGAGCTGGTCCAGTCGCTGCGCAAGGCCTTTGGCGGACCGGTGCTGCTGAACACCGGCTTCGCGGAGATCACCACCTATGAGGAAGCCGCACGCGTGGTTGCCGAAGGCTGGGGCGAAGCGGTAGTCGTGGGACGCCCTGCGATTGCCAACCCGGATTTGGTGCGCCGGTGGAAGGAGCAGCTGCCGCTGAATGAACCAGATTTCGCGACCTTCTACACCGAAGGTCCCAAGGGCTACATCGACTACCCATTCTGGGAGAACTAA
- a CDS encoding helix-turn-helix domain-containing protein: MNRDVSTQKELGAFVHDARMKLGLTQEALADRAGVSRKWLIGLEQGVRTRAELGKVLDTFEALGISINLSFNAELEIESSDEDRYHSIARISPAASEAIRKASSLDQSSFPRLAPSNIGQSAFRKLAASGLGESSFQKFAKELRIQTGIRNLAASDLGQSALQQSLRKGLPSSDASTFDRNSSTANDVESEQDQALLDNDECNEPDNKDENNEQGPR; the protein is encoded by the coding sequence ATGAATCGCGACGTTTCGACCCAAAAGGAACTCGGAGCATTCGTGCATGATGCCCGGATGAAACTCGGCCTCACTCAAGAAGCCCTAGCCGACCGCGCAGGCGTTTCGCGCAAATGGCTTATAGGCCTGGAGCAGGGTGTACGCACGAGAGCTGAACTCGGCAAGGTGTTAGATACCTTTGAAGCACTCGGGATATCAATAAATCTTTCTTTCAATGCTGAACTCGAAATCGAGTCATCAGATGAAGACCGCTACCATTCGATAGCTCGTATCTCTCCGGCCGCGTCGGAAGCAATTAGAAAAGCCTCGAGTTTGGATCAGTCCTCTTTCCCAAGATTGGCACCCTCGAACATAGGTCAATCGGCCTTCCGAAAACTAGCCGCATCGGGGCTCGGCGAATCCTCATTCCAAAAGTTCGCCAAAGAACTGCGCATCCAAACAGGCATCCGAAACCTAGCCGCCTCCGATCTCGGTCAATCGGCGTTGCAACAGTCCCTTAGAAAAGGGTTGCCTAGTTCAGATGCTTCGACTTTCGATCGCAACTCAAGTACAGCGAACGACGTAGAAAGCGAGCAGGATCAAGCACTTCTTGATAATGACGAATGCAATGAACCGGACAATAAAGATGAGAACAACGAACAGGGCCCGCGATGA
- a CDS encoding ABC transporter ATP-binding protein, whose protein sequence is MRRKLSHQSTAVLGLNLRSFAYLDGADATLRDLQLDVHPGSLTVISGHSGSGKSTLGAILAGLLPRHGMDQLVGTVHVDGTEIEFSHSSTPRVDVAQWAKHVGLLPQDAGHYLSGIRGTVAEELAFSLENAGVPREQMHRQVTQLARRLRLEHLLERNPKQLSGGQERLVALAALAISEPGVLVLDEPLAGLDRHATGLVSEMINKLRANGTALVVLADSMQPWAHEADQLWALDRGTLQRISSEKLQRELESPTTHRQPIPADSRILLKVDSVHLAYPGSTKPVMQDVNLQLRSGECLGLAGANGSGKTTLLKAIAGLLEPSAGTLGTFGQTGMLLQNSSDQLFERTVFREVSFGIPKKSAMLNRISEVLAQLGLESFALTHPYELPASARRLVALATVVIHKPQILLLDEPTEALDEAGEAKLRETIAAVLERGGAVILSTHDKRFMESVAHRVHLMR, encoded by the coding sequence ATGCGCCGAAAACTCTCTCATCAATCTACCGCGGTACTTGGATTGAACCTTCGCAGCTTCGCCTACCTCGATGGGGCGGACGCAACCCTGCGGGACCTACAGCTGGATGTGCACCCAGGTTCCCTCACCGTAATTTCAGGGCACTCGGGCTCCGGTAAATCAACGCTGGGAGCAATACTTGCTGGCCTGCTGCCACGCCACGGCATGGATCAACTTGTCGGAACCGTCCATGTAGACGGAACCGAGATTGAATTTTCCCATTCTTCGACTCCACGCGTTGATGTCGCTCAGTGGGCCAAGCATGTAGGTCTACTGCCTCAAGATGCTGGACATTACCTATCCGGCATTCGAGGGACGGTCGCAGAGGAACTGGCGTTTTCGCTGGAAAACGCAGGCGTTCCGAGAGAACAGATGCATCGGCAAGTCACCCAGCTTGCCCGGAGGCTTCGCCTGGAGCATTTGCTGGAGCGAAATCCGAAGCAATTATCCGGCGGGCAAGAGCGGCTAGTCGCTTTGGCTGCGCTGGCTATTAGCGAGCCTGGAGTCCTTGTTCTGGACGAGCCACTGGCCGGGCTGGATAGGCATGCCACCGGACTTGTTTCAGAGATGATCAACAAGCTTCGCGCGAATGGAACGGCTCTCGTAGTGCTGGCTGACTCGATGCAGCCCTGGGCCCATGAGGCAGATCAGCTCTGGGCGTTGGACCGAGGGACTCTGCAACGGATCTCATCCGAGAAACTGCAACGTGAGCTTGAAAGCCCAACGACGCACCGCCAGCCAATACCTGCGGACTCGCGGATATTGCTGAAGGTGGACTCTGTGCACTTGGCTTATCCCGGTTCCACTAAACCCGTAATGCAAGATGTGAATCTTCAACTCCGATCTGGAGAATGCCTTGGCCTTGCGGGCGCCAACGGCTCGGGGAAGACGACCCTGCTCAAAGCCATTGCTGGTTTGCTTGAGCCCTCGGCAGGAACGCTGGGGACTTTCGGACAGACGGGGATGCTGCTTCAAAATTCTTCTGATCAGCTTTTTGAACGCACGGTTTTTCGAGAAGTGTCGTTTGGAATTCCAAAGAAAAGTGCAATGCTAAATCGTATCTCCGAGGTGCTCGCGCAACTAGGCCTTGAATCCTTTGCGCTAACCCACCCCTATGAGTTGCCCGCCTCCGCACGCAGGCTAGTGGCCTTGGCAACCGTGGTGATCCACAAACCGCAGATCCTGTTGCTGGACGAGCCGACTGAAGCCTTGGATGAAGCCGGAGAAGCCAAGCTCCGAGAAACTATCGCGGCGGTCTTGGAACGCGGGGGAGCGGTTATTCTCTCTACCCATGATAAGCGATTCATGGAAAGCGTTGCCCACCGGGTGCACCTGATGAGGTAA
- a CDS encoding SDR family NAD(P)-dependent oxidoreductase codes for MAQYDVADRSAVVTGAGSGIGQAIAILLAANGTKVVVQDLNGEAAQGTVGTIKAAGGEAVAVAGDASSSEVIDETIQAANAMAPLKIGVNNAGIGGRAAKVGELTDEDWDKVISVNLNAVFRGTRAQANAMSQNGGGSIVNMASILGSVGFAGSSAYVSTKHAVVGLSKTAAVEYATDGVRVNSVAPGFIETPLLKQMPRDAYDALVSKHPIARVGQPEEVAALVAFLASDAASFVTGSYHLVDGGYTAI; via the coding sequence ATGGCTCAGTATGATGTGGCAGATCGTTCGGCAGTAGTTACCGGCGCCGGATCAGGTATCGGGCAAGCAATTGCAATTCTCCTGGCCGCCAACGGAACAAAAGTCGTTGTCCAGGACCTGAACGGCGAAGCTGCCCAGGGCACCGTGGGCACCATCAAGGCCGCAGGCGGAGAAGCGGTGGCTGTCGCTGGAGACGCAAGCTCCTCTGAGGTCATTGACGAAACCATCCAGGCAGCCAACGCCATGGCTCCACTGAAGATCGGTGTCAACAATGCTGGCATCGGCGGACGTGCTGCCAAGGTGGGCGAGCTCACCGATGAGGACTGGGACAAGGTCATCTCCGTGAACCTGAATGCCGTCTTCCGCGGAACCCGTGCCCAGGCCAACGCCATGAGCCAGAACGGTGGCGGTTCCATCGTGAACATGGCATCCATCCTCGGTTCCGTGGGCTTCGCCGGCAGCTCGGCCTATGTATCCACCAAGCATGCCGTGGTGGGCCTGAGCAAGACCGCCGCAGTTGAATACGCCACCGACGGGGTGCGCGTGAACAGCGTGGCTCCCGGATTCATCGAGACCCCGCTGCTGAAGCAGATGCCAAGAGACGCCTATGATGCCTTGGTTTCCAAGCACCCCATTGCCCGCGTGGGCCAGCCAGAGGAAGTGGCGGCTCTCGTCGCCTTCCTGGCCAGCGATGCTGCCTCCTTCGTCACCGGCAGCTATCATCTGGTCGACGGCGGCTACACCGCAATTTAG
- a CDS encoding type II toxin-antitoxin system HipA family toxin → MKELVTFLYGQPVGILQQDHFGNRKFQFVPQDSRQARLSLAMPYRETPYQRSITDPFIEGLIPEGEAVRQSFADDFGISAKNPFALLEHIGFECAGAVQFVRPDEIDEFIHIPGELVACSDKEIGQRIRALSSSPRGSWTVNRERWSLAGAQSKFALRWQNGWHEATGSEPTTHIFKPGIQDFRDQALNEHLCLKTLGLVGMQVAETSFMQFDGQSAIVVNRYDRLVEGNTVYRVHQEDFCQATSTVPTNKYESNRGPSALKIINTLREARAPETEVHKFVEGLIGNYLLGAPDAHGKNYSILHLPDGGVQLAPFYDIASGLPYEHVDNDGFPKRNDGLRMAAMAIGGERRFGRVSSRHWSRFAREAKINEEWLRNTVSAMTYALPICLAQVLENESEAIGNSELPSKLYQKVEHLCATTQTLLAHDL, encoded by the coding sequence ATGAAAGAACTCGTGACCTTTTTATACGGGCAGCCTGTCGGAATCCTTCAACAAGATCATTTTGGTAACAGAAAATTTCAATTCGTCCCACAAGATTCTAGACAAGCCAGATTATCCCTGGCAATGCCCTATCGAGAGACCCCTTACCAGCGCTCTATTACTGATCCGTTCATCGAGGGGCTAATTCCGGAAGGCGAAGCTGTCCGCCAGTCGTTCGCTGATGACTTTGGCATTTCGGCAAAGAATCCCTTCGCCTTACTTGAGCATATTGGGTTTGAATGTGCAGGCGCAGTGCAGTTCGTACGGCCGGATGAAATTGATGAGTTCATTCACATCCCCGGTGAACTGGTGGCGTGCAGTGACAAAGAAATCGGTCAACGTATCAGGGCCTTGTCTTCGTCCCCAAGAGGATCGTGGACCGTCAATCGCGAACGATGGTCACTAGCTGGAGCCCAAAGCAAATTCGCTTTGCGCTGGCAAAACGGGTGGCATGAAGCCACAGGCAGTGAACCGACAACCCACATTTTCAAACCTGGAATCCAAGACTTTCGAGATCAGGCACTCAATGAGCATCTGTGCCTGAAGACGTTAGGACTCGTGGGGATGCAAGTCGCCGAGACCAGCTTCATGCAGTTCGACGGGCAATCGGCAATCGTGGTGAATCGATACGACCGGCTCGTCGAGGGAAACACCGTCTACCGGGTCCATCAGGAAGACTTCTGCCAAGCCACATCAACCGTACCGACCAATAAGTACGAGTCGAACCGAGGGCCCAGCGCATTAAAGATCATCAATACCCTCCGGGAAGCCCGCGCTCCCGAAACTGAAGTCCACAAATTCGTTGAAGGCCTCATTGGAAATTACCTTTTGGGGGCTCCCGACGCACACGGCAAGAACTACTCGATACTTCATCTTCCCGACGGTGGCGTACAGCTTGCACCGTTTTACGACATTGCGTCTGGCTTGCCTTACGAACACGTTGATAATGACGGTTTCCCAAAGAGAAATGATGGACTGCGGATGGCAGCCATGGCCATCGGGGGCGAGCGAAGGTTCGGACGAGTCTCATCACGACACTGGTCAAGATTTGCTCGAGAAGCAAAGATCAATGAAGAGTGGTTGCGGAATACGGTCAGCGCGATGACATACGCTCTGCCCATCTGTTTGGCACAAGTTCTCGAAAATGAATCAGAGGCTATCGGCAACAGCGAACTCCCGAGCAAGCTTTATCAAAAAGTTGAACATCTCTGCGCGACAACTCAAACACTTCTAGCTCACGATTTGTAA